The segment GAAGAgggtgaaaaagaaaaagaaggttcACTTTGCAGAAGATGTGATGGAACCAAGTGGCAATGGAGAAGAGTTTAGAAAGAGACTTCAAAGTAAGAATTTTAATAAGTTGAGCACTATTTCGTCATTGTTAAAAGATGAAGGGAGTAAAAAGAAAATAAGTATGCCTGCCAATAGAATGGCTCTTTACGCTGGAATTCTCAGAGATCGTAGCGTTCAACGATTGCCTTATTCATGACTTCTTTTTCATTAGTCCCTATTTTTGTAAAATGTACAAGATTAGTCCCTTACCTttcatactttgtgaaatatacaAGTTTGTGCGTAGTGTTTACTTTTTTGTGTTGTACCATTTGTAAAAAATGAAAGGGGATTTCTGTAAATTAGGGATTTTGGAGAGTGCAATCTATAGAGTAATCTTATCGCAAAGTTATATGTACGCTATCAtgtagggatgttattcgggtcggaaccggtccgaacccgaataaaccgaaaaccgaataagggtaattatataaaccgaaaaccgaaccaaataagcaatacgggttcggttcggttcgggtatttTTCAATTGGTCgtacaagatgattaaggagCCAAATAACCCGAACAACCTaaataacatttacaatg is part of the Lactuca sativa cultivar Salinas chromosome 7, Lsat_Salinas_v11, whole genome shotgun sequence genome and harbors:
- the LOC111893347 gene encoding uncharacterized protein LOC111893347 yields the protein MSSIFASNGMVLATAMAAVSGTVILLAFRFQKQPTTAVAGATKFSITNHPRPCISIGGTKKRVKKKKKVHFAEDVMEPSGNGEEFRKRLQSKNFNKLSTISSLLKDEGSKKKISMPANRMALYAGILRDRSVQRLPYS